The Thermanaerothrix sp. genome has a window encoding:
- a CDS encoding methylmalonyl-CoA mutase family protein: MFEEKELQAIAEKRGQYEASVEKTLAKNPEMRKEFATGGGIPLKRVYTPEDVKDLDYNRDLGFPGMFPYTRGVQPTMYRGRFWTMRQYAGFATAEESNARYRYLLSQGTTGLSVAFDLPTQIGYDSDHPMAQGEVGKVGVAIDSLADMEILFDQIPLDKVSTSMTINAPASVLLAMYIAVGEKQGVPSTELSGTIQNDILKEYIARGTYIFPPKPSMRLITDIFEFCSTHVPKWNTISISGYHIREAGSTAIQEVAFTLADGIAYVEAAVKKGQDPNVFGKRLSFFFNAHNDFLEEIAKFRAARRLWAHIMKERFGVTDKSAQMLRFHT; encoded by the coding sequence GTGTTTGAGGAGAAGGAACTTCAGGCCATAGCGGAGAAGAGGGGGCAGTACGAGGCGTCGGTGGAGAAGACCCTTGCGAAGAACCCGGAGATGCGCAAGGAGTTCGCCACCGGCGGGGGGATACCCCTGAAGAGGGTTTACACCCCGGAGGATGTGAAGGACCTGGACTACAACAGGGACCTGGGATTTCCTGGCATGTTCCCCTACACCAGGGGGGTGCAGCCCACCATGTACCGGGGCCGGTTCTGGACCATGCGCCAGTACGCCGGTTTTGCCACCGCGGAGGAGTCCAATGCCCGGTACCGTTACCTTTTGAGCCAGGGCACCACGGGGCTCTCGGTGGCCTTCGACCTTCCCACCCAGATAGGCTACGACTCGGACCACCCCATGGCCCAGGGAGAGGTGGGCAAGGTGGGGGTGGCCATAGACAGCCTGGCGGACATGGAGATCCTGTTCGACCAGATCCCGCTGGACAAGGTGTCCACCTCCATGACCATCAACGCCCCCGCTTCCGTGTTGCTTGCCATGTACATAGCGGTGGGGGAGAAGCAGGGTGTCCCCTCCACTGAGCTCTCCGGCACCATCCAGAACGACATCCTCAAGGAGTACATCGCCCGGGGAACCTACATCTTCCCACCTAAGCCCTCCATGAGGCTCATCACCGACATATTCGAGTTCTGCAGCACCCACGTCCCCAAGTGGAACACCATATCCATATCCGGTTACCACATCCGGGAGGCGGGGTCCACCGCCATACAGGAGGTGGCCTTCACCCTGGCGGACGGCATAGCCTACGTGGAGGCGGCGGTGAAGAAGGGGCAGGACCCCAACGTGTTCGGCAAGCGTCTTTCCTTCTTCTTCAACGCCCACAACGACTTCCTGGAGGAGATAGCCAAGTTCCGGGCCGCCCGTAGGCTTTGGGCCCACATAATGAAGGAGCGCTTCGGCGTTACCGACAAGAGCGCCCAGATGCTGCGCTTCCACAC